A genomic stretch from Deinococcus radiotolerans includes:
- the trpS gene encoding tryptophan--tRNA ligase, which yields MDRRPRVLTGDRPTGRLHLGHLAGSLRSRVVLQDSHEVFVLVADVQGLTDHFERPDMLRRNVPEVMLDYLGAGLDPARVTFVQQSGVPELTELTVYLLNLVTVSKLRQNPTVKTEIAQKGFGDSVPAGFFIYPAAQVADITAFGAQVVPVGEDQLPMLELTREVVRRFNGLYGPAADGTDVLVEPQALLSASPRLPGLDGQAKMGKSLGTAAYLSDPPDELRRKVMGMFTDPAHLRAGDPGQVEGNPVFTYLDAFDPDATRVQALKDHYRAGGLGDVRVKQHLLDVLDAELTPIRERRAAYAQDLPAVMTLLREGTQRGRDVAAQTLAQVRAALF from the coding sequence ATGGATAGGCGGCCGCGCGTGCTGACGGGGGACCGCCCGACGGGCCGGTTGCACCTGGGGCATCTGGCGGGGTCGCTGCGGTCGCGGGTGGTGCTTCAGGATTCGCATGAGGTGTTCGTGCTCGTGGCGGACGTGCAGGGCCTCACGGATCACTTCGAGCGGCCGGACATGCTGCGCCGCAATGTGCCGGAGGTGATGCTGGATTACCTGGGCGCGGGCCTGGACCCGGCGCGGGTGACGTTCGTGCAGCAGTCGGGCGTGCCGGAACTGACCGAGCTGACGGTGTACCTGCTGAATCTGGTGACGGTGTCGAAGTTGCGGCAGAACCCGACGGTGAAGACGGAGATCGCGCAGAAGGGCTTCGGCGATTCGGTCCCGGCGGGGTTCTTCATTTACCCGGCGGCGCAGGTGGCGGACATCACGGCGTTCGGCGCGCAGGTCGTCCCGGTCGGGGAGGATCAGCTGCCCATGCTGGAACTGACGCGCGAGGTGGTCCGGCGCTTCAACGGGCTGTACGGCCCTGCCGCCGACGGCACGGACGTGCTGGTGGAACCGCAGGCGCTCCTGTCCGCGTCGCCACGCCTGCCGGGCCTGGACGGGCAGGCGAAGATGGGCAAGAGCCTCGGCACCGCCGCGTACCTGTCCGACCCGCCCGACGAACTGCGCCGCAAGGTGATGGGCATGTTCACCGACCCCGCCCACCTGCGCGCGGGGGACCCCGGGCAGGTCGAGGGGAACCCGGTGTTCACGTACCTCGACGCCTTCGACCCGGACGCCACGCGCGTGCAGGCCCTGAAGGACCACTACCGCGCCGGGGGGCTGGGCGACGTGAGGGTCAAACAGCACCTGCTGGACGTGCTGGACGCCGAACTGACCCCCATCCGCGAACGCCGCGCCGCGTACGCGCAGGATCTACCGGCGGTCATGACCCTCCTGCGCGAGGGCACGCAGCGGGGCCGCGACGTGGCCGCGCAGACGCTGGCGCAGGTACGGGCCGCGCTGTTCTGA
- the tdh gene encoding L-threonine 3-dehydrogenase has protein sequence MRALSKQHAQEGIWMTEAPVPTPGPNDLLIKVRKGSICGTDVHIYKWDQWAQKTIPVPMIVGHEYVGTVAAIGSEVRGFQIGDRVSGEGHVTCGHCRNCRAGRRHLCRNTLGVGVNRPGSFAEYLVLPAFNAFKLPDDIPDDIAAIFDPFGNAVHTALSFDLVGEDVLITGAGPIGVMAAAVARHVGARNVVITDINDYRLDLARKMGVTRAVNVAHEDLRAVMQELGMTEGFDVGLEMSGSGPAFAQMVDVMNNGGKIALLGIPAGRVDIDWNGVIFKMLTIKGIYGREMFETWYKMAALIQSGLDLSPIITHHYPISDYQQGFDAMLGGQSGKVILNWE, from the coding sequence ATGCGCGCCCTGAGCAAACAGCACGCCCAGGAGGGCATCTGGATGACCGAGGCGCCCGTACCCACCCCCGGCCCGAACGACCTGCTCATCAAGGTCCGCAAGGGCAGCATCTGCGGCACGGACGTCCACATCTACAAATGGGACCAGTGGGCGCAGAAGACCATCCCGGTCCCCATGATCGTCGGGCACGAGTACGTCGGCACCGTCGCCGCGATCGGCAGCGAGGTCCGCGGCTTCCAGATCGGTGACCGCGTCAGCGGCGAGGGCCACGTCACCTGCGGCCACTGCCGCAACTGCCGCGCCGGCCGCCGCCACCTCTGCCGCAACACCCTGGGCGTCGGTGTGAACCGCCCCGGGTCCTTCGCCGAGTACCTCGTGCTGCCCGCCTTCAACGCCTTCAAACTCCCCGACGACATCCCCGACGACATCGCCGCGATCTTCGATCCCTTCGGGAACGCCGTCCACACCGCCCTCAGTTTCGATCTGGTCGGTGAGGACGTCCTGATCACCGGCGCCGGCCCCATCGGCGTCATGGCCGCCGCCGTCGCCCGGCACGTCGGGGCGCGCAACGTCGTCATCACCGACATCAACGACTACCGCCTGGACCTCGCCCGAAAGATGGGCGTCACTCGCGCCGTGAACGTCGCCCACGAGGACCTCCGCGCCGTCATGCAGGAACTCGGCATGACCGAAGGCTTCGACGTCGGCCTGGAAATGAGCGGGTCGGGCCCCGCCTTCGCGCAGATGGTGGACGTCATGAACAACGGCGGCAAGATCGCCCTGCTCGGCATCCCCGCCGGACGCGTGGACATCGACTGGAACGGCGTAATCTTCAAGATGCTCACCATCAAGGGCATCTACGGCCGCGAGATGTTCGAAACCTGGTACAAGATGGCCGCTCTCATCCAGTCCGGCCTGGACCTGAGCCCCATCATCACGCACCACTACCCCATCAGCGACTACCAGCAGGGCTTCGACGCCATGCTCGGCGGTCAGAGCGGCAAGGTCATCCTGAACTGGGAGTAA
- a CDS encoding ribose-phosphate diphosphokinase: protein MSVPHRAPAELLNSRRSPLLVFAGQSNRPLAQAICDHLGVPLGRSKTEKFTNDNIIVHYEESLREGDVFIVQTFSNPVSDSIMELMLMIDAAKSASAGRVTAVIPYYSYARSDKKDSPRISIAGRLIADLLQEAGADRILTMTLHAPQVHGFFKVPVDHLSADLVLSEHFRQCVPDAHNGVVLAPDAGSIKRASQIARRLDSGLAMIDKERLSDTEVRPRALIGDVDGRTVFIVDDEISTAGSLVETVNIARSMGAKDVYVAVTHGVYSGPAIQRIAGLDVTQVASTNTVLVPDSKVEASNGKLAVLDVAPLFANAITNIHTGASVSTLFT, encoded by the coding sequence GTGTCCGTCCCCCACCGCGCCCCCGCCGAACTGCTCAACAGCCGCCGCTCACCCCTGCTGGTGTTCGCCGGCCAGAGCAACCGCCCCCTCGCCCAGGCCATCTGCGACCACCTGGGGGTGCCGCTGGGCCGCAGCAAGACCGAGAAGTTCACGAACGACAACATCATCGTGCACTACGAGGAAAGCCTGCGTGAAGGGGACGTGTTCATCGTCCAGACCTTCAGCAACCCCGTCAGCGACTCGATCATGGAACTCATGCTCATGATCGACGCCGCCAAGAGCGCCAGCGCCGGACGCGTCACCGCCGTCATCCCCTACTACTCCTACGCCCGCAGCGACAAGAAGGACAGCCCCCGCATCAGCATCGCCGGGCGCCTCATCGCCGACCTGCTCCAGGAAGCCGGCGCGGACCGCATCCTGACCATGACCCTGCACGCCCCGCAGGTGCACGGCTTCTTCAAGGTGCCCGTCGATCACCTCTCGGCGGACCTCGTGCTCAGCGAGCACTTCCGGCAGTGCGTGCCCGACGCGCACAACGGCGTCGTCCTGGCCCCCGACGCGGGCAGCATCAAACGCGCCAGCCAGATCGCCCGCCGCCTCGACAGCGGGCTGGCCATGATCGACAAGGAACGCCTCTCCGACACCGAGGTGCGCCCCCGCGCCCTGATCGGCGACGTGGACGGCCGCACCGTGTTCATCGTCGACGACGAGATCAGTACCGCCGGGAGCCTCGTCGAAACCGTCAACATCGCCCGCAGCATGGGCGCCAAGGACGTGTACGTCGCCGTCACGCACGGCGTGTACTCCGGCCCCGCCATCCAGCGCATCGCGGGCCTGGACGTCACGCAGGTCGCCAGCACGAACACCGTGCTCGTGCCCGACTCGAAGGTCGAGGCGTCCAACGGCAAGCTGGCCGTGCTGGACGTCGCGCCACTGTTCGCGAACGCCATCACGAACATCCACACCGGCGCCAGCGTCAGCACCCTGTTCACCTGA
- a CDS encoding phytoene desaturase family protein: MTLDAVVVGAGPNGLSAAVTLARAGLRVQVLEAHDRVGGGLSSAALTLPGFTHDVGSAIHPLSVASPAFRAWPLHAFGLDWVQPDAPVAHPLPGGRSVTLERDLHATAAALGRDGPAWVRLMGPLLSDWEGLLDDILRPLPRLPRHPLSLVRFGLRGLPSAAFVGETLFHTPEGRALWAGLAAHTNLPLTTPGTAAMTLVLALLAHAVGWPFPRGGAQALADALRAYLEFLGGEVLTGVTVRSARDLPPARVTLVDSSPRVLLGVLGDRAPGWYRAALEGYRYGPGLQKLDYALSGPMPWADPRVARAATVHLGGLAPDIAASERVAARQVPERPYVLAAQHTLFDPSRAPAGGHTFWAYSHVPGGFAGDASRPMEAQIDRFAPGWRDLILARRRTTAPELQAFSPVFQRGDVNGGRGDLWGLLARPLPTPTPYRTPVKGVYLCSSATPPGGGIHGMSGYHAAQAALHDEFRLRDP, from the coding sequence ATGACGCTGGACGCCGTGGTGGTGGGGGCGGGACCGAATGGACTGTCGGCGGCGGTGACGCTGGCCCGCGCGGGCCTGCGCGTGCAGGTGCTCGAAGCGCACGACCGGGTGGGGGGTGGCCTGAGCAGCGCTGCGCTGACCCTGCCGGGCTTCACGCATGATGTGGGCTCGGCGATTCATCCGCTGTCGGTGGCCAGTCCGGCGTTCCGGGCGTGGCCGCTGCATGCGTTCGGGCTGGACTGGGTGCAGCCGGACGCGCCGGTGGCTCACCCGCTACCGGGTGGGCGGAGCGTGACGCTGGAGCGGGACCTGCACGCCACCGCCGCCGCGCTGGGCCGGGATGGGCCCGCCTGGGTGCGCCTGATGGGTCCGCTTCTGAGTGACTGGGAGGGGCTGCTGGACGACATCCTGCGGCCCCTGCCGCGCCTGCCCCGTCACCCGCTGTCCCTGGTGCGCTTCGGGCTGCGGGGCCTGCCAAGTGCGGCGTTCGTCGGGGAGACGCTGTTCCACACGCCGGAGGGGCGCGCCCTGTGGGCGGGGCTGGCGGCGCACACCAACCTGCCGCTGACTACGCCCGGCACGGCCGCCATGACGCTGGTGCTGGCGCTGCTGGCGCACGCGGTGGGCTGGCCGTTCCCGCGCGGTGGGGCGCAGGCCCTGGCGGACGCCCTGCGCGCGTACCTGGAATTCCTGGGCGGCGAGGTGCTGACTGGCGTGACGGTTCGCAGCGCCCGCGACCTGCCGCCCGCCCGCGTGACCCTGGTAGACAGCAGCCCGCGCGTCCTGCTGGGCGTGCTGGGTGACCGTGCCCCGGGCTGGTACCGCGCCGCGCTGGAGGGGTACCGCTACGGGCCGGGCCTCCAGAAACTCGATTACGCCCTGTCCGGCCCGATGCCGTGGGCGGACCCTCGCGTGGCGCGCGCCGCGACCGTGCACCTGGGTGGACTCGCGCCGGATATTGCCGCGTCAGAACGAGTGGCGGCCCGGCAGGTGCCCGAGCGGCCCTACGTGCTGGCCGCGCAGCACACCCTCTTCGACCCCAGCCGCGCGCCCGCCGGTGGGCACACGTTCTGGGCGTACTCGCACGTGCCGGGCGGCTTCGCGGGCGACGCCAGCAGGCCGATGGAGGCGCAGATCGACCGCTTCGCGCCCGGCTGGCGCGACCTGATCCTGGCCCGGCGGCGCACCACCGCCCCCGAGTTGCAGGCGTTCAGTCCGGTCTTCCAGCGCGGGGACGTGAACGGCGGGCGCGGCGACCTGTGGGGCCTGCTGGCCCGCCCGCTGCCCACGCCCACGCCGTACCGCACCCCGGTGAAAGGGGTGTACCTCTGCTCCAGCGCCACCCCGCCCGGTGGCGGCATTCACGGCATGAGCGGCTACCACGCCGCGCAGGCCGCCCTGCACGACGAATTCAGGCTGCGCGACCCATAA
- the murJ gene encoding murein biosynthesis integral membrane protein MurJ produces MTFEDAGPPDAPPPAAPKKSLRANTIIVMLGTLGSRLSGILRQLVLNNLFSVTLLEAFNAAVTIPNLLRELLAEGALVNSFIPVYKTLDDAGRRKLAQAFSGVLIGVNLLLMAVGILAAPYLVDLLLASSSNVDRELTVFMTRMVMPFLMLISLSAIAMGLLNADEHFRESSFAPVAFNIASIAALLLLPKQAEWMALGWLIGGVAQLVVQLPALNRFGLLPTPALIRHPAVGRVVRQMAPFTMTAGARQILNVYVLRLLTDARLFDKGTQAGYFNAQALFTMVNGLFIVSPVLAVFPRFSQAAAEKNWTQFRALTASTIRTTTFLAAPMSALMIALAPYVISVINTHAPRTAEETVKFLAGAGILSSWSLALVPWALVTVLLRTFYARERTREAVTVSAIGFVLEVGLYRLLVPSLGLLGFGLSTTISGLLMTAALTVLYRRAVGFPGREVAGHLLRVVPLAVLSGGAAWLVARALPIQPGFILTSIPVLALAGGAGLAVYLGGALALKLPEVAAVTRRLRR; encoded by the coding sequence ATGACCTTCGAGGACGCCGGGCCGCCCGACGCGCCCCCGCCAGCCGCACCGAAAAAGTCGCTGCGGGCAAACACGATCATCGTGATGCTGGGCACGCTCGGCTCGCGCCTGAGTGGCATCCTGCGCCAGCTGGTCCTGAATAACCTGTTCAGCGTCACGCTGCTGGAGGCGTTCAACGCGGCCGTCACGATCCCGAACCTGCTGCGGGAACTGCTGGCCGAGGGCGCACTCGTGAACTCGTTCATTCCGGTGTACAAGACGCTTGATGACGCCGGGCGCCGGAAGCTGGCGCAGGCGTTCAGTGGCGTGCTGATCGGCGTGAACCTGCTGCTGATGGCTGTGGGGATCCTGGCGGCGCCGTACCTGGTGGACCTGCTGCTGGCGAGCAGTTCGAACGTGGACCGGGAACTGACGGTGTTCATGACCCGCATGGTCATGCCGTTCCTGATGCTGATCAGTCTATCGGCCATCGCCATGGGCCTGCTGAATGCCGACGAGCACTTCCGGGAGAGCAGTTTCGCGCCCGTGGCGTTCAACATTGCCAGTATCGCGGCGCTGCTGCTGCTGCCCAAGCAGGCCGAGTGGATGGCGCTCGGCTGGCTGATCGGTGGCGTGGCGCAGCTGGTGGTGCAGCTGCCCGCCCTGAACCGCTTCGGTCTGCTGCCCACCCCCGCCCTGATCCGCCACCCAGCGGTGGGCCGCGTGGTGCGGCAGATGGCGCCCTTCACGATGACGGCCGGCGCGCGGCAGATTCTGAACGTGTACGTGCTGCGCCTTCTGACCGACGCGCGACTGTTCGACAAGGGCACGCAGGCCGGCTACTTCAACGCGCAGGCGCTGTTCACGATGGTAAACGGCCTGTTCATCGTGTCGCCCGTCCTGGCGGTCTTCCCGCGCTTCTCTCAGGCAGCGGCCGAGAAGAACTGGACGCAGTTCCGGGCCCTGACGGCCAGCACCATCCGCACGACCACGTTCCTGGCCGCACCCATGAGTGCCCTGATGATTGCCCTGGCGCCCTACGTGATCAGCGTCATCAACACCCACGCGCCGCGCACCGCGGAGGAAACCGTGAAGTTCCTGGCCGGGGCCGGCATCCTGAGCAGCTGGTCCCTGGCGCTGGTGCCGTGGGCGCTGGTGACGGTGCTCCTGCGGACCTTCTATGCTCGCGAGCGCACGCGTGAGGCCGTGACGGTCAGCGCGATTGGTTTCGTGCTGGAGGTCGGCCTGTACCGGCTGCTGGTGCCCAGCCTGGGCCTGCTGGGCTTCGGGCTGAGCACCACCATCAGCGGCCTGCTGATGACGGCCGCGCTGACCGTGCTGTACCGGCGTGCGGTGGGCTTCCCGGGACGCGAGGTGGCCGGCCACCTGCTGCGGGTCGTGCCGCTCGCGGTGCTGTCTGGCGGGGCGGCGTGGCTGGTGGCGCGCGCCCTGCCGATCCAGCCGGGTTTCATTCTGACCAGCATTCCCGTGCTGGCCCTGGCGGGTGGCGCGGGACTCGCCGTGTACCTGGGCGGCGCGCTCGCGCTGAAACTGCCGGAAGTGGCCGCTGTGACGCGGCGACTGCGGCGCTGA
- a CDS encoding uracil-DNA glycosylase has translation MTQPAPQQFKSALSGRLVVPGWMNLVPGRADGIEIQVDVAPEDLGREQASLLIEYWATPDDLTLQSVLPVRAFQATAEGWCAFVPPQGRVLVRAIDPQPNPPVLASHWINVDPATPAGTTVNVAVKFPAQTPAIQNLLNP, from the coding sequence ATGACGCAGCCCGCCCCGCAGCAGTTCAAGAGTGCCCTGAGTGGTCGCCTGGTCGTGCCGGGCTGGATGAACCTCGTCCCCGGCAGGGCGGACGGCATTGAGATCCAGGTGGATGTGGCCCCGGAGGACCTGGGGCGTGAGCAGGCCAGCCTGCTGATTGAGTACTGGGCGACGCCGGACGACCTGACGCTTCAGAGCGTGCTGCCCGTCCGGGCGTTCCAGGCGACCGCCGAGGGCTGGTGCGCGTTCGTGCCGCCGCAGGGGCGGGTGTTGGTGCGCGCCATTGATCCGCAGCCGAACCCGCCGGTCCTGGCGAGCCACTGGATCAACGTGGACCCCGCGACGCCCGCCGGGACGACCGTGAATGTCGCCGTGAAGTTCCCCGCGCAGACCCCAGCCATCCAGAACCTGCTGAACCCGTGA
- a CDS encoding fructosamine kinase family protein — MTLLDLPVRPLAPLLEMHLGAGIRAAQRLHGGDISDTFRLDTTRGPVVLKTSPQKAGRRLPDGFYAAEAHGLGLLRPGPLVTPTVIAHGSGPAGQPYLLLSWLPPGDDTPAAQDALGRGLAALHARPAPGFGGMPDNYFASLPQRNPPAASAAGFFWTARLEPLLTRERLHLTPRDRAGFDTLRGRLPDLIPPEPPALVHGDLWHGNVHYTPRGPALIDPAVGYSHREVDVAALRLFGGVPRRVFQAYHEAYPLASGWEARVPMWNLYPLLAHLLLFGEGYLGRTREALHAALDLT; from the coding sequence ATGACGCTCCTTGACCTGCCCGTGCGGCCCCTGGCCCCGCTGCTGGAGATGCACCTGGGCGCAGGCATCCGCGCGGCGCAGCGGCTGCACGGTGGGGATATCAGCGACACGTTCCGCCTGGACACCACGCGCGGTCCAGTCGTCCTGAAGACCTCGCCGCAGAAGGCGGGCCGCCGCCTGCCGGACGGGTTTTACGCTGCCGAGGCGCACGGCCTGGGCCTGCTGCGCCCGGGGCCGCTGGTGACCCCGACCGTCATCGCGCACGGCAGCGGCCCCGCCGGGCAGCCGTACCTGCTGCTGTCGTGGCTGCCGCCCGGCGACGACACGCCCGCCGCGCAGGACGCCCTGGGCCGCGGCCTCGCGGCGCTGCACGCCCGGCCCGCGCCGGGCTTCGGGGGGATGCCGGATAATTATTTCGCGTCCCTGCCGCAGCGCAACCCGCCCGCCGCGAGTGCCGCCGGGTTCTTCTGGACGGCGCGGCTGGAGCCGCTGCTGACCCGCGAGCGGCTGCACCTGACTCCCCGCGACCGGGCGGGCTTCGACACGCTGCGTGGGCGCCTGCCGGACCTGATCCCGCCTGAGCCGCCCGCGCTGGTGCACGGGGACCTGTGGCACGGGAACGTGCACTACACGCCGCGCGGCCCGGCCCTGATCGACCCGGCCGTGGGCTACAGCCACCGTGAGGTGGACGTGGCGGCCCTGCGGCTGTTCGGTGGCGTGCCGCGCCGGGTGTTTCAGGCGTACCACGAGGCGTACCCGCTCGCGTCGGGCTGGGAGGCACGAGTGCCCATGTGGAACCTGTACCCGCTGCTGGCGCACCTGCTGCTGTTCGGCGAGGGGTACCTGGGCCGCACCCGGGAGGCGCTCCATGCTGCCCTGGATCTCACCTAA
- a CDS encoding YdcF family protein, with amino-acid sequence MRPRGATLSIIPLAVTALFLTGFLTAPPLRVPNAPIPNATLIVLGAAQYDGRPSPAFQRRLDHALTLYQQGHVKRVVVTGGRQPGDRFTEGRVGTTYLNEHGVPRAALIAEERSRTTVQNLENARAALPGGTPVTLVTDEAHAPRALALARALNMNANVSASPLSPHTSRQYILREKLALLGYALLGIRL; translated from the coding sequence ATGCGACCCCGGGGCGCCACGCTCTCCATCATTCCCCTCGCGGTCACCGCCCTGTTCCTCACCGGCTTCCTGACCGCGCCCCCCCTGCGCGTCCCCAACGCCCCCATTCCCAACGCCACCCTGATCGTCCTGGGGGCCGCGCAATACGACGGGCGACCCAGCCCCGCCTTCCAGCGCCGGCTGGACCACGCCCTGACCCTGTACCAGCAGGGCCACGTGAAGCGCGTCGTGGTCACCGGGGGCAGGCAGCCCGGCGACCGTTTCACCGAGGGCCGCGTGGGCACCACCTACCTGAACGAGCACGGCGTGCCCCGCGCCGCCCTGATCGCCGAGGAACGCAGCCGCACCACCGTCCAGAACCTCGAGAACGCCCGCGCGGCCCTGCCCGGCGGCACGCCCGTCACGCTGGTCACCGACGAGGCGCACGCCCCGCGCGCCCTGGCACTGGCCCGCGCGCTGAACATGAACGCCAACGTCAGTGCCAGCCCCCTGAGCCCCCACACCAGCCGCCAGTACATCCTGCGCGAGAAACTTGCCCTGCTCGGCTACGCCCTGCTCGGCATCCGCCTCTAG
- the dnaJ gene encoding molecular chaperone DnaJ, with protein MDYYELLGVAKTASADEIKSAYRKLALKYHPDRNKEDGAAEKFTQINEAYAVLSDTEKRAHYDRFGSAPGAGMPGGDPFGGMGGAGFDPMDIFEQLFGGAMGGRGGRRGPARGDDLETEAFVSLAQARAGEEIEVTVDRLTTCEHCDGSKTEPGGKPPKTCTTCGGAGAVRAQARTIFGVVETQQACPTCRGEGQIVQDPCTVCKGRGRTLKAETVKVKLPKGIDEGYRIRVSGAGNEGPGGNGDLYVHIEMEKHAELRREQEHLIHTAKIGFAKAALGGQITVPTLDGPHTIEVKAGTQHGELHRLRGQGMPRLQGSGNGDLIVEYDVIVPKPGQLTPEAREALLAYARAVGDEVNEKHEGFFDRVGKIFRGE; from the coding sequence ATGGATTACTACGAACTGCTGGGCGTCGCGAAGACCGCGAGTGCCGATGAGATCAAGTCCGCTTACCGCAAACTGGCCCTGAAGTACCACCCCGACCGCAACAAGGAAGACGGCGCGGCCGAGAAGTTCACGCAGATCAACGAGGCGTACGCCGTCCTCAGTGACACGGAGAAACGCGCCCATTACGACCGCTTCGGCAGCGCGCCAGGCGCGGGCATGCCCGGCGGCGACCCGTTCGGCGGGATGGGCGGCGCGGGCTTCGACCCGATGGACATCTTCGAGCAGCTGTTCGGCGGCGCGATGGGTGGCCGTGGCGGGCGGCGCGGCCCGGCGCGCGGGGACGACCTGGAAACCGAGGCGTTCGTGAGCCTCGCGCAGGCCCGCGCGGGCGAGGAGATCGAGGTCACGGTGGACCGCCTGACGACCTGCGAGCACTGCGACGGCTCGAAGACCGAACCCGGCGGCAAGCCACCCAAGACCTGCACGACCTGCGGCGGGGCGGGCGCGGTGCGCGCGCAGGCCCGCACGATCTTCGGCGTGGTGGAGACGCAGCAGGCCTGCCCCACCTGCCGCGGCGAGGGCCAGATCGTGCAGGACCCCTGCACGGTGTGCAAGGGCCGCGGCCGCACCCTGAAGGCCGAGACCGTGAAGGTCAAGCTGCCCAAGGGCATCGACGAGGGCTACCGCATCCGCGTCAGTGGCGCGGGCAACGAGGGTCCGGGCGGGAACGGCGACCTGTACGTGCACATCGAGATGGAGAAGCACGCCGAGCTGCGCCGCGAGCAGGAGCACCTGATCCACACGGCGAAGATCGGCTTCGCGAAGGCCGCGCTGGGCGGGCAGATCACGGTGCCCACCCTGGACGGCCCGCACACGATCGAGGTGAAGGCCGGCACGCAGCACGGCGAACTGCACCGCCTGCGCGGGCAGGGCATGCCGCGCCTCCAGGGGTCCGGCAATGGTGATCTAATCGTTGAGTACGACGTGATCGTGCCCAAGCCGGGCCAGCTGACGCCCGAGGCGCGCGAGGCGCTGCTCGCCTACGCCCGCGCGGTGGGTGACGAGGTGAACGAGAAGCACGAGGGCTTCTTCGACCGGGTCGGCAAGATCTTCAGGGGCGAGTGA
- a CDS encoding VOC family protein codes for MTSSAVLPASTHAGPVHLNVRDLSGTATFYATLLGLTATEQSSSNVTLSASGTPLLHLHAAPDLPRAPVSRPGLYHTAFLLPTRADLGRWLAHAAQLGLRIGSGDHLVSEAFYLSDPEGNGIEVYADRPRDTWTWRDGQVQMDTKAVDAAAVLAAAGIDPTTLDGAVAFAAPQGTTVGHVHLKVGSAAQAARWYADTLGLDVVADLGSAAFLSWGGYHHHVGLNEWHSAGQPAPAVPAAGLAGVTFHTQDLTNLRAHLAGRADVQDAGDHLTLHDPWGNRVTVQQG; via the coding sequence ATGACCTCCTCCGCCGTCCTGCCCGCCAGCACCCACGCTGGCCCCGTGCATCTAAACGTCCGCGACCTCAGCGGCACCGCCACGTTCTACGCCACGCTCCTCGGGCTGACGGCCACAGAGCAATCCAGCAGCAACGTCACGCTCAGCGCATCCGGCACGCCGCTGCTGCACCTGCACGCCGCGCCGGACCTGCCCCGCGCACCCGTCAGCCGACCCGGCCTGTATCACACCGCCTTCCTGCTCCCCACCCGCGCCGACCTGGGCCGCTGGCTGGCGCACGCCGCGCAGCTGGGCCTGCGGATCGGCAGCGGCGACCACCTCGTCAGCGAAGCCTTCTACCTAAGCGACCCAGAAGGGAACGGCATCGAGGTCTACGCCGACCGCCCCCGCGACACCTGGACATGGCGGGACGGACAGGTGCAGATGGACACGAAAGCCGTGGACGCCGCCGCCGTCCTCGCGGCGGCCGGGATCGACCCCACCACCCTGGACGGCGCTGTGGCCTTCGCCGCGCCGCAGGGCACGACCGTTGGGCACGTGCACCTGAAAGTCGGCAGCGCCGCGCAGGCCGCCCGCTGGTACGCCGACACCCTGGGCCTGGATGTCGTCGCCGACCTGGGCAGCGCCGCGTTCCTCTCCTGGGGTGGGTACCACCACCACGTCGGCCTGAACGAATGGCACAGCGCCGGGCAGCCCGCCCCTGCTGTCCCCGCCGCCGGACTGGCGGGCGTGACCTTCCATACCCAGGACCTGACGAACCTGCGCGCGCACCTGGCGGGCCGCGCCGACGTGCAGGACGCGGGTGACCACCTGACCCTGCACGACCCGTGGGGCAACCGCGTGACTGTGCAGCAGGGCTGA